From Cronobacter turicensis z3032, the proteins below share one genomic window:
- the yegQ gene encoding Uncharacterized protease yegQ yields the protein MFKPELLSPAGTLKNMRYAFAYGADAVYAGQPRYSLRVRNNEFNHENLQLGINEAHALGKKFYVVVNIAPHNAKLKTFIRDLKPVVEMGPDALIMSDPGLIMLVREHFPQMDIHLSVQANAVNWATVKFWQQMGLTRVILSRELSLEEIAEIREQVPEMELEIFVHGALCMAYSGRCLLSGYINKRDPNQGTCTNACRWEYNVQEGKEDSIGNIVHIHEPIPVQNVEPTLGIGAPTDKVFMIEEAQRPGEYMTAFEDEHGTYIMNSKDLRAIQHVERLTKMGVHSLKIEGRTKSFYYCARTAQVYRRAIDDAAAGKPFDPSLLETLEGLAHRGYTEGFLRRHTHDDYQNYDYGYSVSDRQQFVGEFTGERNGALAAVAVKNKFSIGDSLELMTPQGNVSFTLEHMENAKGEKMDVAPGDGYTIWMPVPEDLALEYALLMRNFSGQTTRHPYGK from the coding sequence ATGTTTAAACCAGAATTACTGTCGCCTGCGGGAACGCTGAAAAATATGCGTTACGCCTTCGCCTATGGCGCCGATGCCGTCTACGCCGGCCAGCCGCGCTACTCGCTGCGCGTGCGCAATAACGAATTCAACCACGAGAATTTGCAGCTCGGCATTAATGAAGCCCATGCGCTGGGCAAAAAATTCTACGTGGTAGTTAACATTGCGCCGCACAACGCCAAGCTGAAAACCTTTATTCGCGATCTCAAACCTGTTGTGGAGATGGGTCCGGATGCGCTGATTATGTCCGATCCGGGGCTTATCATGCTGGTGCGCGAGCACTTCCCGCAGATGGATATCCACCTTTCGGTGCAGGCTAACGCGGTGAACTGGGCGACGGTAAAATTCTGGCAGCAGATGGGGCTGACGCGCGTCATTCTTTCCCGCGAGCTGTCGCTGGAAGAAATTGCTGAAATCCGCGAACAGGTGCCGGAAATGGAGCTGGAAATCTTCGTCCACGGCGCGCTCTGCATGGCCTATTCCGGCCGCTGCCTGCTTTCCGGCTACATCAATAAACGCGATCCGAACCAGGGCACCTGCACCAACGCCTGCCGCTGGGAATATAACGTTCAGGAAGGCAAAGAGGACAGCATCGGCAATATCGTGCATATCCATGAGCCGATCCCGGTGCAGAACGTCGAGCCGACGCTCGGCATCGGCGCGCCGACCGACAAAGTCTTTATGATTGAAGAGGCCCAGCGCCCTGGTGAATACATGACCGCGTTCGAAGATGAACATGGCACGTACATTATGAACTCCAAAGATCTGCGCGCGATCCAGCACGTCGAGCGGCTCACGAAGATGGGCGTCCACTCGCTGAAAATCGAAGGCCGCACCAAATCGTTCTACTACTGCGCCCGCACCGCCCAGGTCTATCGCCGCGCGATTGACGACGCCGCCGCTGGCAAGCCGTTCGACCCGAGCCTGCTGGAGACGCTCGAAGGCCTGGCGCACCGCGGCTACACCGAAGGTTTTCTGCGCCGTCACACCCACGACGACTATCAGAATTATGACTATGGCTACTCGGTATCGGACCGTCAGCAATTCGTAGGCGAGTTTACCGGCGAACGCAACGGCGCGCTGGCCGCGGTGGCGGTGAAAAACAAGTTTTCCATCGGCGACAGCCTGGAGCTAATGACGCCGCAGGGCAATGTCAGCTTTACGCTTGAGCATATGGAAAACGCCAAAGGCGAGAAAATGGACGTGGCGCCGGGAGACGGATACACCATCTGGATGCCGGTTCCGGAAGATTTAGCACTGGAATATGCGCTGTTGATGCGTAATTTCTCTGGCCAGACCACCAGACATCCATACGGCAAATAA
- a CDS encoding Probable lipid kinase yegS-like encodes MSRSPGSFLILNGKSADNEILRGSVKLLRDQGHPIEVRVTWEKGDAARYVSEAAEQGSQTVIAAGGDGTINEVAAALASLSGEERPALGLLPLGTANDFATSAAVPDDIELALKLAIEGRAVPIDIAHVNDKTWFINMATGGFGTRITTETPERLKAALGGVSYLIHGLMRMDALKADRCEIRGENFQWQGDALVIGIGNGRQAGGGQELCPEALINDGLLHLRIFTGEELLPALFTTLTQPEESPNIIDGASAWFEITAPHDITFNLDGEPLSGQHFHIQVQPGALHCRLPPDCPLLK; translated from the coding sequence ATGTCCCGTTCCCCTGGTTCATTTCTGATTTTAAATGGTAAAAGCGCTGACAATGAAATTCTGCGCGGCAGCGTCAAGCTGCTGCGTGACCAGGGCCACCCGATAGAGGTGCGCGTGACCTGGGAAAAAGGCGATGCGGCGCGCTATGTCAGTGAGGCGGCGGAACAGGGTTCGCAGACGGTGATCGCCGCAGGCGGCGACGGCACGATTAATGAAGTGGCGGCGGCGCTGGCCTCGCTGAGCGGCGAAGAACGTCCGGCGCTCGGCCTGCTGCCGCTCGGCACCGCGAACGATTTCGCGACCAGCGCAGCCGTACCCGATGACATTGAACTGGCGCTGAAACTGGCGATTGAAGGCCGCGCCGTGCCGATTGATATCGCGCACGTGAATGATAAAACCTGGTTTATCAATATGGCGACCGGCGGTTTCGGTACGCGCATCACCACCGAAACGCCGGAACGATTAAAAGCGGCGCTGGGCGGAGTGTCGTATCTGATCCACGGTTTGATGCGGATGGACGCCCTGAAAGCGGATCGCTGCGAAATTCGCGGCGAGAATTTTCAGTGGCAGGGCGACGCGCTGGTGATTGGCATCGGCAACGGGCGTCAGGCGGGCGGCGGACAGGAACTGTGCCCGGAGGCGTTGATTAACGACGGCCTGCTGCATCTGCGTATTTTTACCGGCGAAGAGTTATTGCCCGCGCTGTTTACCACGCTGACGCAGCCGGAAGAGAGCCCGAATATTATCGATGGCGCGTCGGCCTGGTTTGAGATAACCGCGCCGCATGACATCACCTTTAATCTCGACGGCGAGCCGCTGAGCGGACAGCATTTCCATATTCAGGTGCAGCCCGGCGCGCTGCATTGCCGCCTGCCGCCGGATTGCCCGCTGCTTAAATAA
- the baeR gene encoding Transcriptional regulatory protein baeR — MTELPINDKTPRILVVEDEPKLGALLVDYLRAASYAPTLINHGDQVLPYVRQTPPDLILLDLMLPGTDGLTLCREIRRFSEVPIVMVTARIEEIDRLLGLEIGADDYICKPFSPREVVARVKTILRRCKPQRDLQTLDAQSPLVIDEGRFQASWRQKPLDLTPAEFRLLKTLSSEPGKVFSREQLLNHLYDDYRVVTDRTIDSHIKNLRRKLEALDDDQPFIRAVYGVGYRWEADAGRVV; from the coding sequence ATGACAGAGTTACCGATTAACGACAAAACCCCGCGCATTCTGGTTGTCGAGGATGAGCCCAAACTCGGCGCGCTGCTGGTGGATTACCTGCGGGCGGCCAGCTACGCGCCCACGCTGATTAACCATGGCGATCAGGTGCTGCCGTATGTACGCCAGACGCCGCCGGATTTGATTCTGCTGGATCTGATGCTGCCCGGCACCGACGGGCTGACGCTGTGCCGCGAAATCCGTCGCTTCTCTGAGGTGCCGATTGTGATGGTCACGGCCAGAATCGAAGAGATTGACCGCCTGCTGGGGCTTGAGATCGGCGCCGATGATTACATCTGCAAGCCCTTTAGCCCCCGCGAGGTGGTGGCGCGCGTGAAAACGATCCTGCGCCGCTGCAAGCCGCAACGCGATCTGCAAACGCTTGACGCTCAGAGCCCGCTGGTTATTGATGAAGGACGTTTCCAGGCGAGCTGGCGGCAGAAGCCGCTCGATCTGACCCCCGCCGAATTCCGGCTGCTGAAGACGCTCTCCAGTGAGCCTGGCAAAGTGTTTTCCCGCGAGCAGTTGCTGAATCACCTGTATGACGATTATCGCGTGGTGACCGACCGCACGATCGACAGTCATATCAAAAACTTGCGCCGCAAGCTGGAAGCGCTGGACGACGATCAGCCGTTTATCCGCGCCGTATACGGCGTGGGCTATCGCTGGGAAGCCGACGCGGGCCGGGTGGTGTAG